One Triticum dicoccoides isolate Atlit2015 ecotype Zavitan chromosome 4B, WEW_v2.0, whole genome shotgun sequence genomic window carries:
- the LOC119293484 gene encoding uncharacterized protein LOC119293484: MAHHVPSNSLILLLVLASIQAGRGATSRPSPAPAGYVPVRAVVYRSVALPAATVAAAGDEAPGGGRYEPFQLCMGCRCCAAAGSGSNASASSSCVDTRCCYAIDCNVPGKPFGVCAFSPRTCGCGSDAGAGNNCTAT; encoded by the coding sequence ATGGCGCACCACGTGCCGTCCAACTCTCTCATACTTCTCCTGGTCCTCGCCTCCATCCAAGCCGGCAGAGGTGCGACGTCGCGTCCATCGCCGGCGCCGGCGGGATACGTGCCGGTTCGCGCCGTGGTGTACCGATCGGTGGCGCTCCCGGCCGCGACGGTAGCCGCCGCCGGGGACGAGGCGCCGGGCGGAGGAAGGTACGAGCCGTTCCAGCTGTGCATGGGGTGCCGGTGCTGCGCGGCGGCAGGGAGCGGCAGCAACGCCAGCGCGAGCAGCTCATGCGTGGACACGCGGTGCTGCTACGCCATCGACTGCAACGTCCCCGGCAAGCCCTTCGGCGTCTGCGCCTTCTCCCCACGCACATGCGGCTGCGGCTCCGACGCCGGCGCCGGCAACAACTGCACCGCCACCTAG